The Pseudomonas sp. G2-4 genome window below encodes:
- a CDS encoding flavin reductase yields the protein MFDFIQTEAISRQDYHDGMARLAAGVCIITTRINGCPEGMTATSVCSVSDAPPTLLVCLNQRSSTFQACLQSEILSVNVLGPHAAELSEIFAKPRSTVEKFSFGQWHTGTTGSPLLTDALVIFDCRIVSTHRVHSHGVLFCEPVTVQVGSKQEGLGYFNRRFIRMAAL from the coding sequence ATGTTTGACTTCATTCAGACCGAGGCCATATCCCGGCAGGATTATCACGACGGCATGGCTAGGCTCGCGGCAGGCGTTTGCATCATCACCACGCGCATCAATGGTTGTCCTGAAGGCATGACTGCCACGTCCGTCTGCAGCGTATCGGATGCGCCGCCGACGTTGCTGGTGTGCCTCAATCAACGGTCGAGCACTTTCCAGGCGTGTCTGCAGAGCGAAATATTAAGCGTCAATGTGCTGGGCCCCCATGCCGCTGAGCTGAGCGAGATATTCGCCAAACCCCGTAGCACTGTCGAAAAATTCTCTTTTGGCCAATGGCATACCGGGACCACAGGCTCGCCCTTGCTCACGGATGCGTTGGTGATTTTTGATTGCCGGATTGTCTCCACTCACCGTGTTCACTCCCACGGAGTGCTGTTCTGCGAGCCCGTGACTGTGCAGGTAGGTAGCAAGCAGGAAGGGTTGGGCTACTTCAACCGGCGCTTCATTCGCATGGCGGCGCTATGA
- the asnB gene encoding asparagine synthase (glutamine-hydrolyzing) codes for MCGMAGWLSYSRDLRLHRDTVQRMTDTMALRGPDGEGLWIEGPIALGHRRLSVIDLEGGRQPMAANQPGHDNDVAVISYVGEVYNFRELRAELVSKGHHFKTNSDTEVVLRAYVEWGEQFAERLNGMYGFALWDIRKQELLLVRDRMGVKPLFYFPTADGVIFGSEPKAILANALVPRRIQADGMRELLELVKTPGQAIFAGMREVLPGEIVKVNRDGIKTRRYWQLEAREHGDSLQQTIQHTRDLLEDIVDRQMITDVPLCVLLSGGLDSSTITSLASKKLLAQGKENVRTFSLDFKDHGEEFVSDGFRLTPDTPFVWDLVKWVDSNHGQIILDSRELADPALRLAVVRALDLPPAYWGDLYPSLYRLFEEVRKQSTVALSGEAADEVFGGYRWFHDPAAIPADTFPWMSTATVKLFDGKNLFDQGLLTKLDMPAFVQDSYHQALDSVPELPGEDATNRRMRQITHIHLTRYVQSLLDRKDRMSMAVGLELRVPFCDHRLVEYAFNIPWEMKTFDGREKSILRAAARDLLPDSIVQRIKNPYPATQDPAYEKELRSAMSSIAADPNAPVRQLLDLGRVKDTLGREAGKVSPLHERMGMERVVGMNSWLAEYDVSVDI; via the coding sequence ATGTGCGGAATGGCGGGTTGGCTTTCTTACTCAAGGGATCTGAGGCTGCACCGGGACACTGTCCAGCGAATGACCGATACCATGGCCCTGCGCGGTCCTGACGGTGAAGGCTTGTGGATCGAGGGGCCAATTGCCCTGGGCCATCGACGGTTGTCGGTGATCGATTTGGAGGGAGGCAGGCAACCTATGGCTGCCAACCAGCCGGGTCACGACAACGATGTAGCCGTCATCAGCTATGTCGGTGAGGTCTACAACTTTCGCGAGTTGCGTGCTGAGCTGGTGAGCAAAGGGCATCATTTCAAAACCAACAGTGATACCGAAGTGGTGCTGCGGGCCTATGTTGAATGGGGGGAGCAGTTTGCCGAGCGCCTGAATGGCATGTACGGTTTTGCCTTGTGGGATATACGCAAACAAGAGCTGCTGCTGGTCCGTGACCGGATGGGCGTTAAGCCGCTGTTCTACTTTCCTACCGCTGATGGCGTGATCTTCGGCTCGGAGCCCAAGGCCATCCTGGCTAACGCCCTGGTGCCCCGGCGAATCCAGGCCGACGGCATGCGCGAGCTGTTGGAACTGGTCAAGACGCCAGGGCAGGCGATCTTCGCAGGCATGCGAGAGGTGCTGCCAGGTGAGATTGTCAAGGTCAACCGCGATGGCATCAAGACTCGCCGTTATTGGCAACTAGAAGCCCGCGAGCACGGTGATTCGCTGCAGCAAACCATCCAGCACACCCGTGATTTGCTCGAAGACATTGTAGATCGCCAGATGATCACCGATGTGCCTCTGTGCGTGCTGCTGTCGGGCGGTCTGGATTCGTCGACCATTACATCCCTGGCCTCTAAAAAGCTGTTGGCCCAGGGTAAGGAAAATGTTCGTACGTTCTCCCTCGACTTCAAGGACCACGGTGAAGAGTTCGTCAGTGATGGCTTCCGCCTTACCCCCGACACACCCTTTGTCTGGGACTTGGTCAAGTGGGTGGACTCCAATCACGGCCAGATCATCCTAGACAGCCGAGAGTTGGCCGATCCGGCATTGCGTCTTGCCGTCGTCCGCGCGCTTGACTTGCCGCCGGCCTATTGGGGGGACCTTTATCCTTCGCTTTACCGCCTGTTTGAGGAAGTGCGTAAACAATCCACGGTTGCACTGTCTGGCGAGGCCGCAGACGAGGTATTCGGTGGGTACCGCTGGTTCCATGATCCGGCTGCCATTCCCGCCGATACCTTCCCATGGATGTCTACGGCGACGGTCAAGTTGTTCGACGGCAAGAACCTGTTCGATCAGGGCCTGCTGACGAAACTGGATATGCCCGCTTTCGTGCAAGACAGCTACCACCAAGCACTCGATTCGGTGCCGGAATTGCCGGGAGAGGACGCGACCAACCGGCGCATGCGCCAGATCACCCATATTCATCTGACGCGTTACGTGCAGTCCCTGCTGGACCGTAAGGACCGTATGAGCATGGCCGTGGGGCTCGAACTTCGGGTGCCTTTCTGTGATCACCGGTTGGTGGAATATGCCTTCAATATTCCCTGGGAAATGAAAACCTTCGATGGACGGGAGAAGAGTATCTTGCGTGCGGCGGCACGGGACTTGCTGCCGGATTCCATCGTGCAACGTATCAAAAACCCTTATCCAGCAACCCAGGATCCGGCCTACGAAAAAGAATTGCGTTCGGCCATGTCCAGTATTGCGGCGGACCCGAATGCACCAGTGCGCCAACTATTGGACCTGGGCCGAGTCAAGGACACATTGGGCAGGGAGGCGGGGAAAGTCTCCCCGTTGCACGAACGAATGGGCATGGAGCGGGTGGTGGGCATGAACAGTTGGCTCGCCGAGTATGATGTGTCCGTGGATATCTAA
- a CDS encoding MFS transporter yields MASFTMVTSEFAPIGLLSQISSDLGQTPSTVGLTVTLYAWIGAASGLLSNWLNRWVPRKTLLIALMLILAVSNGLAALSPEFSTLLGARAFGALAHGVFWAIVAATAAHIVPLHRMGLATSIVLGGITIATVMGVPLINLVGQYDGWRTAFVCLALMCVASAGAIALVLPSMQIHSLAKGVGFAAVLRRKDLLITYVITGLTAAAHFGAYTFVEPFIGQVPGITAYLIAVLLFAFGAAGFLGNLLSALFIDRYLSAFILIALIAMALALVTLGIYGPLLGIVPVVVLLVIWGVAISALFTGLQTWVLRIAGDHTVPATAIHTAVLNSAIGLGVIIGGGALNVAGFKGAMLSASVVIVPAIVLMVAAGVRARTEPVFL; encoded by the coding sequence ATGGCCTCATTCACGATGGTGACGTCCGAGTTTGCCCCTATTGGTTTGTTGTCGCAGATATCATCTGACCTGGGTCAAACCCCGTCCACCGTCGGGCTGACGGTGACGTTGTACGCATGGATTGGGGCTGCCAGCGGCTTGCTATCTAACTGGCTGAACCGCTGGGTTCCCCGCAAGACGCTGCTGATCGCGTTGATGCTGATACTGGCCGTATCCAACGGCCTGGCGGCGTTATCCCCCGAATTTTCGACGCTGCTAGGCGCGCGCGCCTTCGGCGCATTGGCTCATGGTGTGTTTTGGGCAATCGTGGCTGCCACTGCCGCGCATATTGTGCCCCTGCATCGCATGGGGCTAGCCACTTCGATCGTGTTGGGCGGAATTACGATCGCCACGGTCATGGGCGTTCCGTTGATCAATCTGGTGGGCCAATACGATGGTTGGCGCACGGCCTTTGTGTGCCTGGCGTTGATGTGTGTTGCCAGCGCCGGTGCGATAGCACTGGTGCTTCCCTCCATGCAGATTCATTCGCTTGCCAAGGGTGTCGGGTTTGCAGCGGTACTGCGGCGTAAGGATCTGTTGATCACTTACGTCATCACCGGGTTGACTGCGGCTGCGCATTTTGGTGCCTACACTTTCGTCGAGCCGTTTATTGGCCAGGTACCTGGGATTACGGCGTACTTGATTGCAGTCTTGCTGTTCGCCTTCGGGGCCGCAGGTTTCCTGGGCAATCTGCTTAGTGCGCTCTTTATTGATCGCTACTTGAGCGCTTTCATTCTGATAGCGTTGATTGCGATGGCATTGGCCTTGGTTACCTTGGGCATTTACGGTCCTCTTCTGGGTATCGTGCCGGTGGTTGTCTTGCTGGTGATCTGGGGTGTGGCCATTTCCGCTTTGTTTACCGGCCTGCAGACCTGGGTCTTGAGGATTGCCGGTGATCACACGGTACCGGCCACAGCAATCCATACAGCTGTACTGAATAGCGCGATCGGGCTGGGTGTGATTATCGGCGGAGGAGCGCTGAATGTGGCCGGCTTCAAGGGGGCGATGTTATCGGCCAGCGTGGTGATTGTCCCTGCCATCGTCCTGATGGTTGCCGCAGGAGTTCGCGCTCGGACAGAACCCGTGTTCTTGTGA